The following are encoded together in the Mycobacteriales bacterium genome:
- a CDS encoding GAF domain-containing protein, producing MQVADGALQLGAEADAVPLARHWVADALTGTPLEPILPDAELVVSELVTNALLHGAPPISLRVDVTPPNVRLAVADGSRVSPVRALARTDAMTGRGLSLVAALARDWGVEAAPHGKVVWCQLSAESVAIPDDDGDIDVDSLLASWDDLEPEAGAPVRYTVSLGDVPTDLLLAAKAHVDNLVREFTLAARGAAAGSTEAVPPRLAELIETVVHRFTEARQAIKRQAIEAAGRGAERTTLTLTLPADAADAGERYLEALDQADEYARAARLLTLETPPQHRVFRRWYVESLVVQLRQAARGEEPHLPETFERRLLAELATVAAAQRATARAARLQTVTAALAGTMSDTEIARVVVAEGIPALGASGGGLVVPGEEDHLDVPAAIGYDPDLIARLRRETRDDELPAAVALRTGEPVWLESPQERDIRFPSLSGLEPGVVAMCAVPLVVRDEVLGALRFSFDAPRLFDAEERRFVQTLAAQTAQALDRARAFAAAASANEKLSFLADASAELATSLDYRATLANVARLAVPRLADWSVVHVVEDGSLLPLGLAHADPARLAEAEEFQRLYPPELDGASGVPLVVRTGESLLAPIVTEEMLAANAVDEEHLRRTLALGLSSALIVPLSARGRVFGAMTLCYAESGRHYDRGDLTMAEDLAHRAALAIDNANLFRELTERSGD from the coding sequence ATGCAGGTCGCCGACGGGGCGCTCCAGCTGGGGGCGGAGGCCGACGCCGTTCCGCTCGCCCGCCACTGGGTCGCCGACGCGCTGACCGGGACGCCGCTCGAACCGATCCTCCCCGACGCCGAGCTGGTCGTCAGCGAGCTCGTCACCAACGCCCTCCTGCACGGCGCGCCGCCCATCTCGCTGCGCGTCGACGTCACCCCGCCGAACGTCCGCCTCGCCGTCGCCGACGGCAGCCGCGTCTCCCCGGTCCGCGCGCTCGCGCGCACCGACGCGATGACCGGCCGCGGCCTCTCGCTCGTCGCCGCGCTCGCCCGGGACTGGGGCGTCGAGGCCGCCCCGCACGGCAAGGTCGTGTGGTGCCAGCTCTCCGCCGAGAGCGTGGCGATCCCGGACGACGACGGCGACATCGACGTCGACTCGCTGCTCGCGTCGTGGGACGACCTCGAGCCGGAGGCCGGTGCGCCGGTCCGCTACACCGTCTCGCTCGGCGACGTCCCCACCGACCTGCTGCTCGCGGCGAAGGCGCACGTCGACAACCTCGTCCGCGAGTTCACGCTCGCCGCCCGCGGCGCCGCGGCCGGCAGCACCGAGGCGGTCCCGCCGCGGCTCGCCGAGCTGATCGAGACGGTCGTCCACCGGTTCACCGAGGCGCGGCAGGCCATCAAGCGGCAGGCCATCGAGGCGGCCGGCCGCGGCGCCGAGCGGACGACGTTGACCCTCACCCTCCCCGCCGACGCGGCCGACGCCGGCGAGCGGTACCTCGAGGCGCTCGACCAGGCCGACGAGTACGCGCGCGCCGCCCGGCTGCTGACGTTGGAGACGCCGCCGCAGCACCGCGTCTTCCGGCGCTGGTACGTCGAGTCCCTCGTCGTCCAGCTCCGCCAGGCCGCGCGCGGCGAGGAGCCGCACCTGCCCGAGACGTTCGAACGCCGCCTGCTCGCCGAGCTGGCCACCGTGGCCGCGGCGCAGCGCGCCACCGCCCGCGCCGCGCGCCTCCAGACCGTCACCGCCGCCCTCGCCGGCACCATGAGCGACACCGAGATCGCGCGGGTCGTCGTCGCGGAGGGCATCCCCGCGCTCGGCGCCTCCGGCGGCGGCCTCGTCGTGCCCGGCGAGGAGGACCACCTCGACGTCCCCGCCGCCATCGGATACGACCCGGACCTCATCGCGCGGCTGCGTCGCGAGACGCGCGACGACGAGCTGCCCGCCGCCGTCGCGCTGCGCACCGGGGAGCCGGTGTGGCTGGAGTCGCCGCAGGAGCGCGACATCCGCTTCCCCTCCCTCAGCGGCCTGGAGCCGGGCGTCGTGGCGATGTGCGCGGTCCCGCTCGTCGTCCGCGACGAGGTGCTCGGGGCGTTGCGGTTCAGCTTCGACGCGCCGCGGCTGTTCGACGCCGAGGAGCGGCGGTTCGTGCAGACGCTCGCGGCGCAGACGGCGCAGGCGCTCGACCGCGCGCGGGCGTTCGCCGCGGCCGCCAGCGCGAACGAGAAGCTGTCGTTCCTCGCCGACGCCTCCGCCGAGCTCGCCACCTCGCTCGACTACCGCGCCACGCTCGCCAACGTCGCCCGCCTCGCCGTCCCGCGCCTCGCCGACTGGTCGGTCGTGCACGTCGTCGAGGACGGGTCGTTGCTGCCGCTGGGGCTGGCGCACGCCGACCCGGCGCGGCTGGCCGAGGCGGAGGAGTTCCAGCGGCTGTACCCGCCGGAGCTCGACGGCGCCAGCGGCGTCCCGCTCGTCGTCCGCACCGGCGAGAGCCTCCTCGCGCCCATCGTGACCGAGGAGATGCTGGCGGCGAACGCCGTCGACGAGGAGCACCTGCGCCGCACGCTCGCGCTCGGCCTGAGCAGCGCGCTGATCGTGCCGCTGTCCGCGCGCGGCCGGGTCTTCGGCGCCATGACGCTCTGCTACGCCGAGTCCGGACGGCACTACGACCGGGGCGACCTGACCATGGCCGAGGACCTCGCCCACCGCGCCGCGCTGGCCATCGACAACGCGAACCTCTTCCGCGAGCTGACCGAACGCTCCGGCGACTGA
- a CDS encoding MFS transporter, with protein sequence MTEAAAAEALPSLSAFGLLRANRAFRLLWLARLVSFLGDSLGLVALILYVADRSGTGAAVGLLLLAGDFAPTLVGPLAGALADRLHRRRVMLACEVLQGFVVAAIVATTPPLAWLLPLVAVRAALATTFQPASRSALPDLVADADLERANALLGFGTWGLDAAGPLLAALLVPLLRVRGLLAFDAVSFFLAVPFLLRLPALGPAPREAASTLRADVATGLRFVWDHRFVRVLVLGFAGIVAVGAVDDVALVLFAKGALGGGDRLASVLYGGAGLGMLAGFLALARGRFGLTARLALVAGFVATNAATSLTGATRIAAVAVLAQVVRGLGISLVEVGHNVAIARHVPAHLRGRVFANLYAALGVATGLAYVVGGRLVDATTPRAVLVVSGLLGLGVTAVLAWRLREPVEEAA encoded by the coding sequence GTGACCGAGGCGGCCGCGGCGGAGGCGCTGCCGTCGCTGTCGGCGTTCGGGCTGCTGCGCGCGAACCGCGCGTTCCGGCTGCTCTGGCTGGCCCGGCTGGTGTCGTTCCTCGGCGACTCGCTGGGCCTGGTGGCGCTGATCCTCTACGTCGCCGACCGCTCCGGCACCGGCGCAGCGGTCGGGCTGCTGCTGCTCGCCGGCGACTTCGCGCCGACGCTCGTCGGGCCGCTCGCGGGCGCGCTCGCCGACCGGCTGCACCGCCGCCGGGTGATGCTCGCCTGCGAGGTGCTCCAGGGGTTCGTCGTCGCGGCGATCGTCGCGACGACGCCGCCGCTCGCCTGGCTGCTGCCGCTCGTGGCGGTGCGCGCGGCGCTGGCGACGACGTTCCAGCCGGCGTCCCGCTCGGCGCTGCCGGACCTCGTCGCCGACGCCGACCTGGAACGCGCCAACGCACTGCTCGGCTTCGGCACCTGGGGCCTGGACGCGGCCGGGCCGCTGCTCGCCGCGCTGCTCGTGCCGTTGCTGCGGGTGCGCGGGCTGCTGGCGTTCGACGCGGTGTCGTTCTTCCTGGCGGTGCCGTTCCTGCTGCGGCTGCCGGCGCTCGGCCCGGCGCCGCGCGAGGCGGCGTCGACGCTGCGCGCCGACGTCGCGACCGGCCTGCGGTTCGTGTGGGACCACCGGTTCGTGCGGGTGCTGGTGCTCGGCTTCGCCGGCATCGTCGCGGTCGGCGCGGTGGACGACGTGGCGCTGGTGCTGTTCGCGAAGGGCGCGCTCGGCGGCGGCGACCGCCTCGCCAGCGTCCTCTACGGCGGCGCCGGGCTCGGCATGCTCGCCGGCTTCCTGGCCCTGGCGCGCGGGAGGTTCGGCCTGACCGCGCGGCTCGCGCTGGTCGCCGGCTTCGTCGCCACCAACGCCGCCACCTCGCTGACCGGCGCGACCCGGATCGCGGCCGTCGCGGTGCTCGCGCAGGTGGTGCGCGGCCTCGGCATCAGCCTGGTCGAGGTCGGCCACAACGTCGCGATCGCGCGGCACGTCCCGGCCCACCTGCGCGGGCGGGTGTTCGCCAACCTCTACGCCGCGCTCGGCGTCGCCACCGGCCTCGCGTACGTCGTGGGCGGGCGCCTGGTCGACGCGACGACGCCGCGCGCGGTGCTCGTCGTCTCCGGCCTGCTCGGCCTCGGCGTGACCGCGGTGCTGGCCTGGCGGCTACGCGAGCCCGTCGAGGAAGCCGCGTAG
- a CDS encoding GNAT family N-acetyltransferase, translating to MIRRHDDPKAYADLVRPLLMADEARYNLLLALTGRLATGESFGDEPPVLLTLHDGDALAGMALMTPPFNVIVDAVPVGAAPAVADFLVDNALLPPGVLGSPDVTAAYAARDAERTGATYRVNREEGVFKLTTLVEPPAPPGALRLATPADAALVLAWDHAFVTEVGLPPRDAGRLHERIAQGLVWLWEDDGGVVSLAACGGYTPNGARIGPVYTPPEHRGRGYASAVTAGATKALLDGGRTYCFLFTDLANPTSNKIYRAIGYEHVTDVLEVTFDR from the coding sequence GTGATCCGCCGCCACGACGACCCGAAGGCGTACGCCGACCTGGTCCGGCCGCTGCTCATGGCGGACGAGGCGCGGTACAACCTGCTGCTCGCGCTGACCGGACGGCTGGCGACCGGCGAGTCGTTCGGTGACGAGCCGCCGGTGCTGCTGACGCTGCACGACGGCGACGCGCTGGCGGGGATGGCGCTGATGACGCCGCCGTTCAACGTCATCGTCGACGCGGTCCCGGTCGGCGCGGCGCCCGCGGTGGCCGACTTCCTGGTCGACAACGCCCTGCTGCCGCCGGGCGTGCTCGGCTCCCCCGACGTGACCGCCGCGTACGCCGCGCGCGACGCCGAGCGCACCGGCGCGACGTACCGCGTCAACCGCGAGGAGGGCGTCTTCAAGCTGACCACGCTGGTCGAGCCGCCGGCGCCGCCCGGCGCGCTGCGGCTCGCGACGCCGGCCGACGCGGCCCTGGTGCTGGCGTGGGACCACGCGTTCGTGACGGAGGTCGGGCTGCCGCCGCGCGACGCGGGCCGGCTGCACGAGCGGATCGCGCAGGGGCTGGTCTGGCTCTGGGAGGACGACGGCGGCGTCGTCAGCCTCGCCGCCTGCGGCGGGTACACGCCCAACGGCGCCCGCATCGGCCCCGTCTACACCCCGCCGGAGCACCGCGGCCGCGGCTACGCGAGCGCCGTCACGGCCGGCGCGACGAAGGCGCTGCTCGACGGCGGGCGGACGTACTGCTTCCTGTTCACGGACCTGGCCAACCCGACGAGCAACAAGATCTACCGCGCGATCGGGTACGAGCACGTCACCGACGTCCTCGAGGTGACGTTCGACAGATAG
- a CDS encoding YkvA family protein yields MDSERAKALAREAAKFVPDVARLFRDVARDPRVPKRVKYEVAAAAGYLVLPFDVIPDFIPGFGQLDDVAVIGWAVRRLLMGAGENVLREHWRGTDRGLEILLQLAAAGLRPRKLLAALALGATAGRTSARGDVVDGEVLSER; encoded by the coding sequence ATGGACTCCGAGCGGGCGAAGGCGCTGGCGCGCGAGGCGGCGAAGTTCGTGCCGGACGTGGCCCGGCTGTTCCGCGACGTCGCGCGCGACCCGCGCGTGCCGAAGCGGGTGAAGTACGAGGTCGCGGCCGCGGCCGGCTACCTCGTGCTGCCGTTCGACGTCATCCCCGACTTCATCCCGGGCTTCGGCCAGCTCGACGACGTCGCGGTGATCGGCTGGGCGGTGCGCCGCCTGCTCATGGGCGCCGGCGAGAACGTCCTGCGCGAGCACTGGCGCGGCACCGACCGCGGCCTGGAGATCCTGCTCCAGCTCGCCGCCGCCGGGCTGCGGCCGCGGAAGCTGCTCGCCGCGCTCGCGCTCGGCGCGACGGCCGGCCGCACCAGCGCCCGGGGCGACGTCGTCGACGGCGAGGTGCTGTCCGAGCGGTGA
- a CDS encoding alpha/beta fold hydrolase codes for MRVEPYVIEAGSGPAVLLLHAFPLNASMWVAQREALSDGYRVLCPDQRGFGGTQLGHDDPSLDEVADDVAAMLDARKVDTCVLGGLSMGGYVAMAFLRRHPDRVRALVLADTKAGADAEAAVANRLRIAEEVVAAGSSAQLVDELLPTLLGPTTRERRPLVAGRVKALVERAPAYAVAWAQRAMAARPDSYETLRSVAVPALVVVGEEDAMSPRAEADAMVEAIPGATLAVVPEAGHLSAVEHPEAFNAALRGFLDGLA; via the coding sequence GTGCGGGTGGAGCCGTACGTCATCGAGGCGGGCAGCGGGCCGGCTGTCCTGCTGCTGCACGCGTTCCCGCTCAATGCGTCCATGTGGGTCGCGCAGCGCGAGGCGCTCAGCGACGGCTACCGGGTGCTCTGCCCCGACCAGCGCGGCTTCGGCGGCACCCAGCTCGGCCACGACGACCCGTCGCTGGACGAGGTCGCCGACGACGTCGCCGCGATGCTCGACGCCCGCAAGGTGGACACCTGCGTGCTCGGCGGGCTGTCGATGGGCGGCTACGTCGCGATGGCGTTCCTGCGCAGGCACCCGGACCGCGTGCGCGCGCTGGTGCTGGCCGACACCAAGGCCGGCGCCGACGCCGAGGCGGCCGTCGCCAACCGGCTGCGCATCGCCGAGGAGGTCGTCGCGGCCGGCTCGTCCGCGCAGCTCGTCGACGAGCTGCTGCCGACGCTGCTCGGGCCCACCACGCGCGAACGCCGCCCGCTCGTCGCCGGGCGGGTGAAGGCGCTGGTGGAGCGCGCACCGGCCTACGCCGTCGCCTGGGCGCAGCGGGCCATGGCGGCGCGGCCGGACTCGTACGAGACGCTGCGGTCGGTCGCGGTGCCCGCGCTGGTCGTCGTCGGCGAGGAGGACGCGATGTCGCCGCGCGCCGAGGCCGACGCGATGGTCGAGGCGATCCCCGGCGCCACGCTGGCCGTCGTGCCGGAGGCCGGGCACCTCTCCGCCGTCGAGCACCCGGAGGCGTTCAACGCCGCGCTACGCGGCTTCCTCGACGGGCTCGCGTAG
- a CDS encoding VIT1/CCC1 transporter family protein, with product MTDPWAAEGLSVPAGGLARAAAREGERVAKRGRIREVVFGAQDGLLSTLALVTGVRGAEATRYTILVAGLSGALAGTISMALGAYVAAKSQRDVFRAELENERRQLERRPHVELVELADIFQAEGLAPEAAQRAAEAIATNPETMLKTMAEKELGIPYEAPGSPGNDAVTMGTSFVMGASVPILPYLFLAPTAGLAVSVLLTLGTLFVMGVVKARLAGERWARSGAEIAGLAGAAAALAYVVGTVLPRALGIHPPAG from the coding sequence GTGACCGACCCCTGGGCGGCCGAGGGGCTGTCCGTCCCGGCCGGCGGTCTCGCGCGCGCCGCCGCCCGCGAGGGCGAGCGGGTCGCGAAGCGCGGGCGGATCCGCGAGGTGGTGTTCGGGGCGCAGGACGGGCTGCTGTCGACGCTGGCGCTCGTCACCGGCGTGCGCGGCGCGGAGGCGACGCGCTACACGATCCTCGTCGCCGGGCTGTCCGGCGCGCTCGCCGGCACCATCTCGATGGCGCTCGGCGCGTACGTCGCCGCGAAGAGCCAGCGCGACGTGTTCCGCGCCGAGCTGGAGAACGAGCGCCGCCAGCTCGAACGCCGCCCCCACGTCGAGCTGGTCGAGCTCGCCGACATCTTCCAGGCCGAGGGGCTGGCGCCGGAGGCCGCGCAGCGCGCCGCCGAGGCCATCGCCACCAACCCGGAGACGATGCTCAAGACGATGGCGGAGAAGGAGCTGGGCATTCCGTACGAAGCGCCCGGATCACCGGGAAACGACGCCGTCACCATGGGTACGTCGTTCGTGATGGGTGCATCGGTTCCGATCCTGCCGTACCTTTTCCTCGCACCGACGGCAGGGTTGGCGGTCTCGGTCCTGCTGACGCTCGGGACGTTGTTCGTCATGGGCGTGGTCAAGGCGCGGCTCGCGGGGGAACGCTGGGCGCGGAGTGGTGCGGAGATCGCGGGGCTCGCGGGCGCCGCGGCGGCGCTCGCCTATGTCGTTGGTACGGTGCTGCCGAGAGCGCTCGGCATCCACCCGCCGGCCGGCTGA
- a CDS encoding zinc-binding dehydrogenase, producing MTETMPAVRFHASGKRPVLEEVPVPLPGSGEVRVRVRACGICGSDVHIVHGVTPAAVPLTLGHEPSGVVDDPGDSDWRAGDRVSVAAGYGCGDCALCRADRENICPRLHIPGITRDGAQATYVVVPARALVPLPDSVDFATGAILTDAVATPFHAIKRSGIAAGETAVVYGLGGLGLHAVTILKQVTGARVIGVDPLPAARERALAFGADEVLDSADKPAQRVRALTGGGADATFEFVGNAAVTDQAVKSLRRGGTCTVVGVTPDRLALGLPQALLVAGELRVQGSFGCSRAELAELVGLVGDGRLDLTGTITHRYPLAEFDAGLRTLETKEGDPIRVVVEQPE from the coding sequence GTGACCGAGACCATGCCCGCCGTCCGCTTCCACGCTTCCGGGAAGCGGCCCGTGCTGGAGGAGGTGCCGGTCCCGCTTCCCGGAAGCGGCGAGGTGCGGGTGCGGGTGCGCGCGTGCGGCATCTGCGGCTCGGACGTGCACATCGTCCACGGCGTGACGCCGGCGGCGGTGCCGCTGACGCTCGGGCACGAGCCGTCCGGCGTCGTGGACGACCCGGGCGACTCGGACTGGCGCGCCGGCGACCGGGTGAGCGTCGCGGCCGGGTACGGCTGCGGCGACTGCGCGCTCTGCCGCGCCGACCGGGAGAACATCTGCCCGCGCCTGCACATCCCCGGCATCACCCGCGACGGCGCGCAGGCGACCTACGTCGTCGTCCCGGCGCGCGCGCTGGTGCCACTCCCGGACAGCGTCGACTTCGCGACCGGCGCGATCCTCACCGACGCGGTCGCCACGCCGTTCCACGCGATCAAGCGCTCGGGTATCGCGGCGGGCGAGACCGCCGTCGTCTACGGGCTCGGCGGCCTCGGCCTGCACGCCGTGACGATCCTCAAGCAGGTCACCGGCGCGCGCGTCATCGGCGTCGACCCGCTGCCCGCCGCGCGCGAGCGGGCGCTCGCGTTCGGCGCCGACGAGGTGCTGGACAGCGCCGACAAGCCGGCGCAGCGGGTGCGCGCGCTGACCGGCGGCGGCGCGGACGCGACGTTCGAATTCGTCGGCAACGCCGCCGTCACCGACCAGGCGGTGAAGTCGCTGCGCCGCGGCGGCACCTGCACGGTCGTCGGCGTCACCCCGGACCGGCTCGCGCTCGGCCTGCCGCAGGCGCTGCTGGTGGCGGGCGAGCTGCGGGTGCAGGGGTCGTTCGGCTGCTCGCGCGCGGAGCTGGCCGAGCTGGTGGGTCTCGTCGGCGACGGCCGGCTCGACCTGACAGGGACCATCACCCACCGGTACCCGCTCGCGGAGTTCGACGCCGGCCTGCGGACGCTGGAGACCAAGGAGGGCGACCCGATCCGCGTCGTGGTCGAGCAGCCGGAGTGA
- a CDS encoding AI-2E family transporter, whose product MAEPPSRDPHDDPLDPRWRPPREDTGPHDVTEAAADATREGDEALHEAEEAAGAARRAEELAGEVEEQEHPRDRRQAAMDVVRAAADSVREAREAEEEAEEAVAAARRAGETALAAADVEEDDPLLDTAIRQIEAGASEEQPFGEPGAPIAPRSPYRIAFMATWGVLTALVIALAIRQVKDVIVLIVVSAFLAIGLNPAVEWLRRHRLSRGMAVTTVIGAVLLFVGGFFAAAAPPVVRQATQLQERAPEYIERLRANERVRDLDDRYHLFQHLDELVKKNTGKAAGQALTVATTVLTTTFKVLTVLVLTLYFLAAYPGIKRGAYRMIPRSRRARAGLIADEILSRVGGYVLGNLATSFIAGVCAFVFFLIAGVPYPIALAMLVAIADLIPLVGATIGAVVCTLVAFFVSVPVGLASLAYFVVYQQVENYVLVPKVMKRTVDISPLATIVAALIGGSLMGVLGALLAIPVAAAIQLVGTEVLYPRQDAT is encoded by the coding sequence ATGGCCGAGCCGCCCTCGCGCGACCCGCACGACGACCCGCTGGACCCGCGCTGGCGCCCGCCGCGCGAGGACACCGGTCCGCACGACGTCACGGAGGCCGCGGCCGACGCCACCCGCGAGGGCGACGAGGCGCTGCACGAGGCCGAGGAGGCCGCGGGCGCGGCACGCCGCGCGGAGGAGCTGGCCGGCGAGGTCGAGGAGCAGGAGCACCCGCGCGACCGCAGGCAGGCGGCGATGGACGTCGTGCGCGCCGCCGCCGACTCGGTGCGCGAGGCGCGCGAGGCCGAGGAGGAGGCGGAGGAGGCGGTCGCCGCCGCCCGCCGCGCGGGCGAGACCGCGCTCGCCGCGGCCGACGTGGAGGAGGACGACCCGCTGCTCGACACGGCGATCCGCCAGATCGAGGCGGGCGCGTCGGAGGAGCAGCCGTTCGGCGAGCCGGGGGCGCCGATCGCGCCGCGGTCGCCGTACCGGATCGCGTTCATGGCCACGTGGGGCGTGCTCACCGCGCTGGTCATCGCGCTCGCGATCCGGCAGGTCAAGGACGTGATCGTGCTCATCGTCGTGAGCGCGTTCCTCGCCATCGGCCTGAACCCCGCCGTCGAGTGGCTGCGCCGGCACAGGCTGTCCCGCGGCATGGCCGTGACCACCGTGATCGGCGCGGTGCTGCTGTTCGTCGGCGGCTTCTTCGCCGCCGCCGCCCCGCCCGTCGTGCGGCAGGCGACGCAGCTCCAGGAGCGGGCGCCCGAGTACATCGAACGCCTCCGCGCCAACGAGCGCGTCCGCGACCTGGACGACCGCTACCACCTGTTCCAGCACCTGGACGAGCTGGTGAAGAAGAACACCGGCAAGGCCGCGGGGCAGGCGCTCACCGTCGCCACCACGGTCCTCACCACGACGTTCAAGGTGCTGACCGTGCTGGTGCTGACGCTGTACTTCCTCGCGGCGTACCCCGGCATCAAACGCGGCGCGTACCGGATGATCCCCCGGTCCAGACGGGCGCGCGCCGGCCTGATCGCGGACGAGATCCTCTCCCGCGTCGGCGGCTACGTGCTCGGCAACCTCGCGACGTCGTTCATCGCGGGCGTCTGCGCGTTCGTGTTCTTCCTGATCGCGGGCGTGCCGTACCCGATCGCGCTCGCCATGCTCGTCGCGATCGCCGACCTGATCCCGCTCGTCGGCGCGACGATCGGCGCGGTGGTCTGCACGCTGGTCGCGTTCTTCGTGTCGGTGCCGGTGGGGCTCGCGTCGCTCGCGTACTTCGTCGTCTACCAGCAGGTCGAGAACTACGTCCTGGTGCCGAAGGTCATGAAGCGCACGGTCGACATCTCGCCGCTCGCGACGATCGTCGCGGCGCTGATCGGCGGCAGCCTGATGGGCGTGCTCGGCGCGCTGCTCGCGATCCCCGTCGCCGCCGCGATCCAGCTCGTCGGCACGGAGGTGCTCTACCCCCGGCAGGACGCGACCTGA
- the ccrA gene encoding crotonyl-CoA carboxylase/reductase: MKAILEAILAGDTPREEFAALSVPESYRGVVVRKDEQELFAGRTTRDKDPREALHVDEVPVPELGPGEALVAVMASAVNYNTVWTSIFEPVSTFKFLERYGRMSPLSKRHDLPYHVVGSDLAGVVLRTGPGVHAWQPGDEVVAHCLSVELESPDGHNDTMLDPEQRIWGFETNFGGLAELALVKANQLMPKPDHLTWEEAACPGLVNSTAYRQLVSVNGANMKQGDVVLIWGASGGLGSYATQFALNGGAIPVCVVSSPEKAEICRQMGAELVIDRNAEGYKFWKNDTEQDPKEWQRLGAKIRELTGGDDPDIVFEHPGRETFGASVYVTRKGGTIVTCASTSGYLHQYDNRYLWMHLKRIVGSHFANYREAWEANRLIAKGAIHPTLSKVYPMEETGQAAYDVHRNLHQGKVGVLCLAPEEGLGVRDGATREKHLTAINRFRNV, from the coding sequence GTGAAGGCGATCCTCGAGGCGATCCTGGCGGGCGACACCCCGCGGGAGGAGTTCGCGGCACTGAGCGTGCCGGAGAGCTACCGCGGCGTCGTGGTGCGCAAGGACGAGCAGGAGCTGTTCGCGGGGCGCACGACCCGCGACAAGGACCCGCGCGAGGCGCTGCACGTCGACGAGGTGCCGGTGCCGGAGCTCGGCCCGGGCGAGGCGCTGGTCGCCGTCATGGCGAGCGCCGTCAACTACAACACGGTCTGGACCTCGATCTTCGAGCCGGTGTCGACGTTCAAGTTCCTCGAGCGGTACGGCCGCATGTCGCCGCTGTCGAAGCGCCACGACCTGCCGTACCACGTCGTCGGCTCCGACCTCGCCGGCGTCGTGCTGCGCACCGGCCCCGGCGTGCACGCCTGGCAGCCGGGCGACGAGGTCGTCGCGCACTGCCTGTCGGTCGAGCTGGAGAGCCCCGACGGCCACAACGACACGATGCTCGACCCGGAACAGCGCATCTGGGGGTTCGAGACGAACTTCGGCGGCCTGGCCGAGCTGGCGCTGGTGAAGGCGAACCAGCTCATGCCGAAGCCGGACCACCTGACGTGGGAGGAGGCCGCCTGCCCCGGCCTCGTCAACAGCACGGCGTACCGCCAGCTCGTCTCCGTCAACGGCGCCAACATGAAGCAGGGCGACGTCGTCCTGATCTGGGGCGCGAGCGGCGGCCTCGGCTCGTACGCGACGCAGTTCGCGCTCAACGGCGGCGCGATCCCGGTCTGCGTCGTGTCGTCGCCGGAGAAGGCGGAGATCTGCCGCCAGATGGGCGCGGAGCTGGTCATCGACCGCAACGCCGAGGGCTACAAGTTCTGGAAGAACGACACCGAGCAGGACCCGAAGGAGTGGCAGCGGCTCGGCGCGAAGATCCGCGAGCTGACCGGCGGCGACGACCCGGACATCGTGTTCGAGCACCCGGGCCGGGAGACGTTCGGCGCCAGCGTCTACGTCACCCGCAAGGGCGGCACCATCGTCACCTGCGCCAGCACCAGCGGCTATCTGCACCAGTACGACAACCGCTACCTCTGGATGCATCTCAAGCGCATCGTCGGCTCGCACTTCGCGAACTACCGCGAGGCGTGGGAGGCGAACCGCCTGATCGCGAAGGGCGCGATCCACCCGACGCTGTCGAAGGTGTACCCGATGGAGGAGACCGGGCAGGCCGCGTACGACGTGCACCGCAACCTGCACCAGGGGAAGGTCGGCGTGCTCTGCCTGGCGCCCGAGGAGGGGCTCGGCGTGCGCGACGGCGCGACGCGGGAAAAGCACCTGACCGCCATCAACCGCTTCCGTAACGTCTGA
- a CDS encoding SDR family NAD(P)-dependent oxidoreductase, with protein sequence MITLAGKTALVTGASRGIGRAIAVGFAEAGADVAISARTAEALAETREAVEALGRKAFVVPADVTDREAAQAMVRDAIAALGHLDAVVNNAGGTSFMVPFTDLRFDGWTKVARLNTESIVHVLQAAGPHLLERGGGSVVNVASVAGLGGAPLVAPYAASKAAVVSLTRTLAVEWASRNVRVNALCPGWTATDLNRALWEDEGASKAMTDRIPMGRWARAEEMAGAAVFLASDAASYLTGQALAVDGGITAFGIG encoded by the coding sequence ATGATCACGCTCGCCGGGAAGACCGCGCTCGTCACGGGCGCCAGCCGCGGCATCGGCCGCGCCATCGCGGTCGGCTTCGCCGAGGCGGGCGCCGACGTCGCGATCTCGGCGCGCACCGCCGAGGCCCTGGCCGAGACGCGCGAGGCGGTGGAGGCGCTGGGGCGCAAGGCGTTCGTGGTCCCGGCCGACGTCACCGACCGCGAGGCGGCGCAGGCGATGGTGCGCGACGCGATCGCCGCGCTCGGCCACCTCGACGCGGTCGTCAACAACGCGGGCGGCACGTCGTTCATGGTGCCGTTCACCGACCTGCGCTTCGACGGCTGGACCAAGGTGGCGCGGCTCAACACCGAGTCGATCGTCCACGTCCTCCAGGCCGCCGGGCCGCACCTGCTCGAGCGCGGCGGCGGCTCCGTCGTCAACGTCGCCTCCGTCGCCGGGCTGGGCGGCGCGCCGCTCGTCGCGCCGTACGCCGCCTCCAAGGCCGCCGTCGTCAGCCTCACCCGCACGCTCGCCGTGGAGTGGGCGAGCCGCAACGTGCGCGTCAACGCGCTCTGCCCCGGCTGGACCGCGACCGACCTCAACCGCGCGCTGTGGGAGGACGAGGGCGCGTCGAAGGCGATGACCGACCGCATCCCGATGGGCCGGTGGGCGCGGGCGGAGGAGATGGCCGGGGCCGCGGTGTTCCTCGCCAGCGACGCGGCGTCCTACCTCACCGGGCAGGCGCTCGCCGTCGACGGCGGGATCACGGCGTTCGGCATCGGCTAA